The genome window CACAAAATGTTATTTATGACCAATTTTTttactatataattttttaaatttatagctTGTTATGTCTAATAatctatatctatctatatctatctatctatataccTATATATAAAGGAAAATCCAGGGCGGTTTACGTGGCATCCTCTCAGATCATGTTTCcattttctctcatttctcATAGCTCCACaagaaaaaacaataaaaagtcTCTTAAACTTCATGTCTCTTGTGAGTTCTCAACTATTATAATTTCTCTATTTTAATTACAACCGTTTTAGGAACCTTAGCCCTTCCATATTTGATGAGTTTATTATGCAAGGAAGTTCAAGGGCCAGCCTGctacatatactatataaaaaTAAGCTTTGTTGTGTAAAATGCCCGTGACTAGGATATTTAATTTTAGCTCGAAGCATATGCATGCAGAAATTTATACAATCTTTTTTGTTTCCTGTGAGATTGATGCATATCAGTTGTTGGCAATCTGATTTAGGTTGATGCATTTGGAAAAACTACCTGCTTGGTAAGTCCTTCCTCCAACCTGTACTGCTCCTTAACCGACCACTCAACAGCAAAACCTCCATCACGCTTAAGGCCCGTCGCGGAATCAAACAAAAAGGAATCCGAAGGGTTTGCAGCTTGAGTAACACTTGGGCTTTGATTGTTAATAGAATATCCTCAGAATATTATGCCTGCGCTCCTATTTGTTTCATAGAATTTACAGAGGATGTTCGTGTTCCGAATAGTTGGAGGAGGCGGTTTCGAGCTTGATATATGCTTCTACAAGATGCGGAGAGTTTCCAGAACTTCAATAAATGGGCACAATGTTCACATCACGTTTTGGGAAGGAATTTGTGGCTCGTGGTACTGAATTACGCAACAATTGTAAAGTCAATAGTAAGatagatttgaaatttaaaataattcattctACACTCAAGCGAACAATATGATCTTAGTTTTTTTATGATCTATGTGTAGATAGTCGTAAAGCTGTCAACTAGACAGCCAAACCTGGAGAGTAGGATGAAGGTCCTCAAAGTAATTGCTTGCTCCGGAGAATGGCATTAGACTGCAAATTAAAGAGGAATCCTCCATGACAATAGAGGTGAGCAAGCAACATTATTTCAAATAAACAAGTATAGGAGCTTAAATTTGCAATCATCGAAGTACAATCTATGCCTCCTATAATTGGACTTTTATGtctgtgatttttaattttaatgaataattaCAGCAACAACATTACAGTTATGTCTAGGTTTTAGCAGCTGGCAGATACCTCTCCGATTCTGATTACGAGCGTATCAAGGAAACCAGCGCAGAAATAGTGTCCCTCTGGATCGTGCAATTGTTGTGACACTACTGGAGACTATGAGAATATTCCCCAGGCGCACGGTGACTGCTGAGTAAATTTTATTCTTAGCAATATCATGTTTTAAAGCTTTAACTGGTTTTGTAATGGGTCATGttagaatataaaattatccTGATAAGCCCTTCTACAGGTATTTTCGCAGAATTGGTTACTAGAAATCATATCAGATTTCAGCCTCAGCTTGCCCTGTTATCATTTATGTGGTGTTGCAGTGTTGTGTAATTGCAGCAAGTCCTATTGGTTACTTGATTTTTCTTACTTGCTCGGTTATGGTCTATGTTACAGTAAGGTAAATCATATTTTAGCCTTACAAAGAGGTTTGACGATTGGCTTGGTGGTAAGAGTTCACAATTCAAGGAAGAGTTATGCTCCCTGGGATGTATgacgttttttgtttttttttttttatatttattctcTATTTTTATAGCTTATTAATTACCATCAGTTGCGAGCTTTTGGTTTTCCACAGAATATAATAGTGTTTTTCTTGGTCTTTTTTtggtcaaaatattttaatcatttaacATATTTCCATGTTTTAGTTAATTAGTTAGTTCAAAGAAAATTAGTGGGCGGTGTAATTAGTTTTACGAGAAAAAAGTTGATTTAAGTTACTATTTAAGATTTTCTGTATGGaatcattttaatttatctagagtgtttaatttaaaaattgttttatgaattgcgataaaaatattattaattagttaGAATATGAGTTAGTTTTTATTGGCATGCAAGATGTAGTTTTGTTTAGGTATCATTTAACAAGACAATTATACGATTGAAGATGTTTAATATCTTCATGTGATTATGTTAAGAAGCTTTTAGTTAACttccatatatattatttcaaatttgtaTGGTCATTAgcttcttcattttcaattaaaattatatcaaaCAAAAGTTATAAGATActtctctcaaaaaaaaaaaaaagttataagatCGATACTGACGCTAGAGAAAATCTTATtacatcaaattatatattattataattgataaaaatagatttttagtaCATCGCGCGAAGCGCGATTATTCGCCcagttattaatatattaaaagaatttataacttatttttaagtatCTACGCAATTTTTATAGTCATATTGAAAAAAACaagttattaaaataaattaaaatttctagCTTATTCAACTGtggtttataaaaaatttagcttaCATATACAATTCAAATGatctcatttataatattaaattatccaatttttttagtttaatagaaaaattacttaatatttttttatttttaacataagagtttaaatatgaatttttttaatataacatagtatatataatatacatgtaatatatgtatttaaaatatttacattgaattatatatttaataatacataaaaattgtattattaacaaattattaaatatattatatatctaaatccGTATTCATATTGAAGATggatacaaataatattttttatttcatatatgatgataaatatactattttaaatataaatacaaatattttgcACAACGAAAATTTTGAGACATTATGACCACGTTAGAAAGGCCTTTTATTAAATCAGTGTTTTGCAACGGGTGTCTGCAATCCAGCGTGCAGCCATTTACTAACTCATAAacaaataatattcaaataccTTCTTggttatatataatactttGTTAATGCAACTACCAAGCTTGATAATGGGATACGAGGATTTAAGTGGTGTGCAACCTTTGTCAACCATTTTAACTACCGCTACTTAAACTCGATCTGAATCTCATAATCTCAATTTCTCATCACATTTAGTTCATTATTATTCTGGCAGATCTCCATCGCTAGGTAAATATTATTCCGCCAGATCTCCATCGTAAACATGTAGAGGCATGCATGCTTAGGTTTGACAAAGAGTTATTTGGACAATAGATTTAACACGTTGTGGCCGTTTGAATTAGAAGCTGTGCAGTTCAATGAACCATCGTACAAGTCAAACTGCTGGTATCCAGGGGTGCATGTCACCCACTTTTTCATTATTGTAAATTGTATCATAAACTCTGGTGTATGAGTTGAATTCCAATACGACTTAACAACATGAGTTTCTCCAACAATATTATCAACTCAGTTATTATCAATATGGATTTCATCTTTGCTTTTTATTTCGAAATAAatatttgggaaataagtagaagtaatgaaacaaaaactagtaatACTAACTTGTTTTAAGTATTTCTTGACTTTATCTACaaacaatacaaataaatatttttaacttataaatccagaaaCCGGGTTTAAAAGCTATTGTCAAACACGCTTATAGTATCTTAAAGATGCTCGTAGCTAGGTCATTTGGGGAGCCCTTTGACAAAACTATAAACAAGAATTGTTTCTATTAGAAGTCGATTTGGTTGTACTAGTTAACTATATGATGACATTAAAAGTCTTCTCCAAACTCCACTCACTCTCCTTGCTCCATTCACATACATCTCCGCCACTACGTCTACGTACCAACTTTAGTGTAGTTTAATAATGCTACCAATTGTCCTCAACGCTACAACATGCTTTCATCTCTGATCACTTGTATAAAATCTGCATCACACTTGAGCCTCTCTTAATACATCCACATCTGCAACTAATTTGTATAGATTCACCTACCCATGGCTCAATCTCTGAGACCCATCCTTTATCTTCTTGCCCTAACTTGTGTTTTCATCACTTGTTCTCATATTCAACTCACAAGTGCTCAAGCtcaaactctttataaaacgcATTTTAGCCAGAGTAGTCGAAGACTCCTTGGCAATGTtcaagaagaaaacaataaTGCTCATGATCTTCCTTTCAAGAAAAAAAACCAAACCACAAAATCCACCAAACCAACGATCATGAAACTCAGTTCAAAATTAAACCAAACTAAGCTTCTTCCAAACCTCACAACCACCACCTCATCACCCAAGAACAAAACCAAGCCCATCACCAATTCCACATTGCCCATTATAAAATCCCAGACCAAGAAGCTCAACTCCACTTCAAAACCATCAAACTCAACCAAACCTACTTCACTCAAATCCAAACCCATTGTCCACCACGAAGAGCCCATCATCCAAAAACCCATACAACCCATATGGGTTGATGTACAAGTCACTGATGATGATCTAATCTCCGAATTTACCGATCTACCCTCAAGATTCCAAGAAACATTATTACCAGATTTGGAAAAAATCTCATCAACCTCCAAAGTGTATCTCAAAAAGGCCAACAAAGAAATCACCAATGGAGTCAAACCCATAGTGGGTAAAAAATATGCACCAGCCATCGCTTCATTAGTTTCTTGTGCATTCATAATAATCCCGTTTATTTTAGTCTCGCTAATTTTCAACCGTTTCAAATCTTATTTTTCGCtccaaaaattattaatatttattcaaatatatctctACATTTATTTTTCGATACTCTCTATCTCCGGTTTAATCACCGGTCTTGAGCCACTCGGTTTTTTTTACGTGGCTTCGCCGACCATATACGTGTACATACAGGTGGTGCAAACACTTGCATACGTGTTGTATATTGTGCTATTGCTCATGTACGTGGTCTTGGTGTTTTCGATGGATACTGGGCTGGGCTTGAAAGTATTGAGCTTGGGCCAGACGTTTGTGGGCTTTGCGGTTGGGTTGCATTATTATGTGACGGTGTCCCACAGGGCTGTTTTGCGTCAACTGCCGAAGACTAGCTGGAAGGTTCAAGCGGTCTATGCCACGTGCTTCTTTCTCATTTGTCTGTTGGACAGGGCTGAGAGAAGAAAGAAAGCTTACCTCGAAGAAAATGGTTCCGAGGGCAAAAAGtgctaattttaaatatatttttttgtttcatttttaaaGTTTGTTAAATTGGCGAAAATTGCCTTTTAGCAGACCTTTTTCTTGTCATTCTAACGTGTTCCTcgaattttgtttttcttttttcctttaaCATATCAGATTATGAAGTGTCCAAATATTAGAACAAATTTGAGTAtacttaattaataattcacCATAATTTCAGGAAAATATTTAAGTTTCAGAAATTGAACTTACattaatgaaattaaataaaatatcacaATTAGGACacaatccaaataaaatttaaaaatctaaactaaggtaaaaaaaactaaagTGCACTCTTCTAGATGTGCAACTCGCGTTTTCCTGCCTATTTAAAATCGATGTGGTCGAAGCCATTCGCAATAAGATCAAAGATGATTCTTACTTCTACAATAGCAGATTGTTTGGAAATCTTAAAGTACTTGCAGttctattttgtttattttgttaGGAGAAGCGAATTTAGCAGCTTATACTGTAGCTAGAGTAGCCAATTTTATGGCTGGTCGTGAGAAGAGTGGTTCTGTACACCTTCTTTTCTTATCGATGTGCTACTGGTCAAAGATTTGAACTTGTAATAAATTTTCATCTttgaattcaaaaaataaaaattacaatgtAGAGAACCGAAGACCAAAATAATCCAACACTTGTAGCAACTTGAGTTGTCGTTTGGTTCGAGAAGTGGTATGAGGTTGGAATATCGGGTATGGGTTTGAGTTATAATATCTAATATCAtgtgtgtttggttgagtgttggaatcaacatatataatttttgtaaaaactaagttattaatttatattaattaaaaatattaataaaattatgagtgctatatatttttgcatcattgattcagttttgtatcaaaaattaatatttcattacttaataaagacaaaaaaaaacaaaaatgaattCATCTACCTCCGGCTCATACTCACCTCCCTACTTaggtatcaaaaacccatactTCGGGGGTTTAAGGTAGgagtttcaaattttatttttttccatcCAAATATCAGGTATCAGTTTGGACTGGACAAACCCTATACCTATTTTCACATACCCATGAACCAAACAACgccaataatattttaattcattcctcaaatttaatatcAAACATTAAATTATAGTAATTtaaagagtgattgacactttgcaccccttatgtttaggcgctttttcgatttggtctcaaacaattttttctggcagtatgcaccctaaagtttgaaaagcgtttcgctttgcacccttttgatcactctccgttaattgactgttaaagttaacagattttaggttttcactttgcaccctacaattttaatttattttcatgattattttgaaatattttttttcaaaaaaaatattttcctgaAGACTCTTATATTCTGAAATCTATATAGAACATTAATACAGGACAATTTGGCATTCAGAAAGGGTGAATTTTGACTTTTATAATCATgtaaaaagtttaaaatgtGCAAATACTTCAAGTTTGAAGGAAACTTCGGATGTGCAAGTGCCATCAACGGCCACCTGAAGTAACAGCCATCAGCATCTTCAAGAGGAATTACATTATATTGCAAACATAAAAAATGAACTGTCGATGTGCAAGTGAATAGtgcaaaattatttgtttagacGTGAAATACCGTTAGAATaacaatatgatcctggtaagccgcCTCCTAACACTTTGAGGTTTTtaggagaatttttttttttccagtagGTTTTTAGGAGAATTAGTCACTTTACATGGTATAAGAGCTCAGACTCCCGAGCTCCCAACTATTATTTTACAGCCAAAAATAATGAGCCACTATGAGCTTAAAATTCTTTGATCACATATAAACTCATACCTGTTCTAAAGAGTAAACAGTTTTCTTGCAAGCAACACACTTTTCTTGAGTCTCACCAAACATACTCGAGACTTTGTTGTTGTTATGGCCCTGAGAATTGTGTAATGTAATCAATAATGGAAACATCGATACATTTTTGAAATGCATGCAAACCAATTTAAAAATGTGTTGGAGAGGTGACTTGGAAGTTCGACTACCTGTTCAGAAGATCTGTTCACTCTGGTCGTTTTTGGAGTGCCTAGTGAAATCCAAGGGGGTAAATGAGCGTAAGATACATCAAGCTAAATGGATTACATGCTAACATGTAACAAGAAAGTGAAAAAATACCTTCGAAACTCTTATCCAAGCTGCCACTCATCTTGAACAATTGATCAAAATGAGGTTTGCAGTATAGAACTCCCTCGAAGGAGGAATAGTTACTGAGCTGCAAATTGgtaaatactcatgaaaaaaattaaaattgtggggtgcaaagtgaaaacctaaaatctgttaattttaacggtcaattaacggagagtggtcaaaggggtgcaaagcgaagcgcttttcaaattttagggtgcatactgccaaaaaaaattgtttgagaccaaatcgaaaaagcgcctaaacataaggggtgcaaagtgtcaatcactctaatTTAAAACTTCAATATCTATTCTGGTCATCAATATTTCTTATATAACAGTTCGGAGAAGGGACGCGCTCGCCATGATTGAAGAAAAATTAACAGTTCCAATATCTGTTCATGAGATCAAATCAGACTCACTCTGAAAAACTAGTCCTGAAATTTTATTGTCTAACTTGAGTCCAATTTTTACGAGATTATTGGGGTAACGTACAAACGAGTCATCTATTTTCAAATTCTATTTTCGTTGGTAGAAGCTGATGCACcgataaaaatatgatatatccGCTTCAAGCAATTAATAGAGCCAAATTGTGAACTCCTCTAATTTGGTTGGATAGAGTCGGTGAAGTAATTTTGTCTTTGCATAGTAATTTTTAGAGTTTAATCTAGTTTGCATCCCCTAATTTCTTAATCACAATGTTTTGTTATACACATTTTCGAGAAAGTATCCTCTAACTTTAAAATAAAGGGTCATatccataattttttatgttattaagTCGCATCATTAGCAATAAATAGTTTGGGGACATTATcctcaaacaactaaaaaaaaAGCCATATTCTTCTTAAAACCATCCATCATTTGTATTTAGTGATATTTAGGGACTGTTTGGCAACACCTTTTAAGCCAGCTTCtcagtttataagttagaagcacttatttcgtaccgtttgtgtaaaaagtcaagaagcacttataaaaagttaggaatgctagcttttgtctcagggcttttacttatttaccaaacactttaatcacttataagtcttaacttgcttctaacttctactccacttatttattttaagcaagaagcacttattttaagcccaACCAAACGGCCCTTAGTATGTATGTTTGTGAAAGAGTTCGTTTGCAGGATCCACTACTTGATTTTCTAAATTCTAATTGAAGTGTTGTTCTATAGCTGTTTTTTACTAAAATGTTTTTTTAGCTTTGCTAAATTTTTACTTTTATACTCAGTGTTTCACCGGATTGTACTTGTCAGGTTAATAATCCCtctcccatttaattgtatacgtttcttttaaACTGCTCGatacgcatttcaatgctcttataaaatatagttccgtaacttatttttgagattttctttttctgaataaaaatataacatccaaattttaattcagaaaaacaaaattttaaaaataaattacacaactacattttacaggagtattaaagtccgtgccgcgtccccgtcccccgatgtatactactcagggggacggagggagtatgattagTGATTATATagatgatactccctctgtttttttttatatgacgctttgacttttggcacacacttttaggtgctttgaccgggtagttaaaaatattatttttaaatttttttttttctgaataaaagttttgatcatatattattattcagaaaaagaaattttaaaaaataatatttttaactacccggtcaaagcacttaaaagtgtgtgccaaaagtcaaagcgtcatataaaaaaaacagagggagtacgtGTCTTTGCGAAAAAATTGGAAGAAGTTTTGATGATAACTGGAAAGCTGAAATAAAAAAGGTcctatatatatgaaaaattcCATAATAAATAGTATTTCATAAACCAAAGattccaaaaatataaaaagtactATTTTCAAATGAtgatttgattaaattaattagtcTACATATTTGTACAGCCGCGGGTCTATTATtcatattgattttatttttgagcAGAAGATCCGTATTCCTAAAAAACAGGTTGAGAAATAATTTGACCAAAAAAATACCATAAAATCAAGCAATATTATGCAACTATTCAACTTTTAAAAGGATAAATGAGAGTGATTAGAGATAAGTATAAGGAGTCAATCTTAAACATTTTTAAATTACTTGGTCACCAAGTTCTACTAAATCACTCCTACAGTAATATATAAACCCCTGAAATCCATCCCTATCCGTATTTCATTACTTAGCAACCATTTGCATTACTCTTCTCCCATGGCCGCAGCAACCCTCCTCCTTGGCCGATCTGCTAAGTGTCTTGTTAGCGCAACTCATTTGTTCTCCAATGCTGCTAAGCGCAGATACTTGCTTGTTCCTACTGCGATATCTTCGCTTCGTCAGTTCTCTTGTGATGTCAACAATGTCAGTAACATTAACCAGCAGCCTGCAGTTGATAAGGATAAACTCGTCAGTGACATACTCTCACAACTCGGTTCCATGAGGGAAGAAATCGAGTTTCTTCGAAAAGCGAAGGAGGAGAGCAGGGAGTCTCCTCGGGAAGAAAAAACTGTGGTTGTCAAGGAGAAACATCCTCTACTCAAACAAATTGAATTGGCGATGTCGAAAGATGAGACTAGCAGCCGGGTCAGTTAttgaattgggattttaaagattttttttttttttgatttataaaattcgAGGATAAACCTAGTCCGTAAAGTTTTATAATTCTATATTTGATCATACTATCTATGCTACCGTTTATACAACTTGCATGTGACCCCTCTAAATTTGTGGTTAAatcacaaaatatttattaaacaacatAATACTACTGCTTCAGtgactttttttaaaataagttcttACTAAATCCTTTTTGAATTCCTCCTTTGAGATTTATAGTTTATATCTTTTTCCAAGTTCAGGCTGACATTCTTCCTGGTGGATTCGAAGTTGAATGTGATAAACCTGGCGTGGCCAAAGTCACACTGAAAAAGGCTTATAAGAAAGAAACTATCAAGATCGAAGTATTCTCCCCATGTTACTGTGATGATGAGTACGAATTGAAAGTAATCGTCAAAGTTAGTTTCTCTCGGATTTTCAGCAGTATAGTATCCGAGTTTCACTGTACTGCAACGAATGGCCAGCTGATAATTGATAAAATCAAGGACCCTAGCGACGGACCTAATTGCGAAGGAGTCATTTTTGAGTAAGTATCAGTGTCATTCCTCAGTGGCTGTATTTCATGTATTATTCGCTGACATTTGTTCTCTAAAACTCTTCTGCATTTCAGACGATTGCCATTGGGTCTGCAAACGGAATTCTACATGTATTTGGTCACTCGGGGAATTGACGACGACACATCAGATATGCTTCATGAATACATGGTGGACAAGATGAAAAGAGAGAACATGAGGGGCTTGGGgaaatttaagaagtttgtagAGGACGCATAACTTGGCCCGGTCAAGGACGATTAAGCACAGGCTTATTTTCTTCAGTTAAAACTAGTTTATGGTTCTGATGGTTTCTTCATTGAAGCACTGAATATGCATTACACTTTCTCTCCTTGTCTTTGATTAATTACTCCCACCTTCTCATTTTAATAGTCTtgtttattaagaaaaaatcaATACACGACAATAACAACGTATGAAATTTCTGTGATTTGTgtcaatgaaatattaatatgagATGGATAGAGTAGCTTTTTTTTCTACCACCTAAAACTTGGCAAGGCTTTCAAGTacagaatatatttaggggtaTTTGccttagcttaaaagaagttacttaggggtcgtttggtttgAGCTTTGgtatgggttttgttcattATAAACTCATACCTACCTGGTATTTGGTTGCAAAATTTATTCCATCAAACCCATTCCTCATACCCATAAAGTATGAGATTTTTATACCCAAAGAGGGAGGTGGGTACGAGACATGGGTTTCAggaatcaaatatttttcttttattttcatctatatttatattatttcatgtaaattattaatacaaaataaatttataactcaaaatatatataagtattaatttaataatattttaaattaattataattaatagttCATAACATATCTTAATTCAATCATATTcattccagcactcaaccaaacacatgatatcagaaatGATACCTCACCCCTTATTGCTTAAAGTGGAGAAGttgattataagtgataagtaaaTTCGGAATTATAAGTTAGTTAAGTGTTTAGCTAATACATAATTTATTGGTTcgcttttttaatttataagactgttttttcaaaaagataatttgatttattataatgtgaattattaatattaaatagacACTtgacaaattaatttaaaatataaaacgaTATAAATGACCACAAAGAAGTGAAAAGAGAAGTACGAGAAAAAAAAGATAGGGAATGTAAATTCTTTTTTTCTTCAACTTTAACCAAGAATAAGCCCTCTCATGTTCTTTTCCAAACGGTCACCAAAATGCAGAAGTTGGTTTTTTGTCAAAATAAGCAAGAAGCAAGGACTCCCAAACACccatttaggggccgtttgggtgagtttaaaataagtgattcttgcttaaaataaataagtggaatagaagttagaagcaggataagacttataagtgattaaagtgtttggtaaataagtagaagtactgaaacaaaagctagcattcctagctttttataagtgctttttgacttattacacaaacggtacgaataagtgcttataacttataatccagaagctggacttaAAAGTCTcaaacaaacacccacatagTTTGTCTCTCAATATTACGCAACACAAAAATTAATTGTGGGATAGTAATGTTACTTTGTATTAAGCCTTTTAATATGAACACTATTGTGGCTGATTCTTTTAATAAAGGAAACATCCCCCTACAATGGAGACACaataaaaattgttttaatCGATCTCACGAAAACTAAGCCGTCGTATATCCGCACGACTAAAATAAaaggctttttttattcataaccaagttttcaattttattttcaaaaatacaatttttttcaatcttattttcaaaaatactacattctctaaaatattttcaaaaatacggtgattgcatatgcaaccacatatgcaactgaattcctgatttcgagtttcggttttcaaatgtcattttcgacctcatatttggaatctttgagttttcaaatgtcattttcgacctcatatttggaatcgatcgattccaaatatgaggtcgaaaatgacatttgaaaaatagaacttgaaatcaggaatttagttgcatatatgattgCATGTAGTTGTATTCAGTTACAAAAATCTTAACAAAAATTAAGATTCCTCATATTTAATAAACTCTTACCTAGGGGAAGAGTTTGACACGCATATATTTTTCTAACAGGAATCTTtagttttgttaaaaaaaacagGAATCTTaatcttaatatataaaaaaacagacAACAAAGAGAGAATAAAAAGGAGAGAGACAACAAAGAGGAAAAAATGTAGGGAAAGTTATAAATTAGAGGAAATATTAAAgtaaattgattaaaatttttgcCACAgtaaattaatactccctccgtcttttTTAGTTGtccattttgtaaaaaaatttgtccgtaaatagttgtcacatttaaaatttcaaatcataTTTCTAAAGATTTTTCCTAATCTTACCCTGCACTTCAAATTCCCATGTAGGGCTGTAAACtgatacggactatccggtgtctcggctcatatccggctcgaataaatgatacatgtctcatatccgttttgaaaacgatccaaatatggcggaaaaattaagcccgtataatatatgatcccggatacgagcacacctatacccgctcagattcggtctcatataatttttcatgatatgatcctacccgaataaccgaatatgatccacggttcatattcgatttaaactcatatacatattttattataacaccatcatatttgcaaataaagtcatcattttataaaattgtaatatcttatttaagtttatatcttcataaaatatgatttatcaaatgcgatcatgcttattatcttc of Daucus carota subsp. sativus chromosome 3, DH1 v3.0, whole genome shotgun sequence contains these proteins:
- the LOC108212655 gene encoding uncharacterized protein LOC108212655 encodes the protein MAQSLRPILYLLALTCVFITCSHIQLTSAQAQTLYKTHFSQSSRRLLGNVQEENNNAHDLPFKKKNQTTKSTKPTIMKLSSKLNQTKLLPNLTTTTSSPKNKTKPITNSTLPIIKSQTKKLNSTSKPSNSTKPTSLKSKPIVHHEEPIIQKPIQPIWVDVQVTDDDLISEFTDLPSRFQETLLPDLEKISSTSKVYLKKANKEITNGVKPIVGKKYAPAIASLVSCAFIIIPFILVSLIFNRFKSYFSLQKLLIFIQIYLYIYFSILSISGLITGLEPLGFFYVASPTIYVYIQVVQTLAYVLYIVLLLMYVVLVFSMDTGLGLKVLSLGQTFVGFAVGLHYYVTVSHRAVLRQLPKTSWKVQAVYATCFFLICLLDRAERRKKAYLEENGSEGKKC
- the LOC108213897 gene encoding uncharacterized protein LOC108213897, whose protein sequence is MAAATLLLGRSAKCLVSATHLFSNAAKRRYLLVPTAISSLRQFSCDVNNVSNINQQPAVDKDKLVSDILSQLGSMREEIEFLRKAKEESRESPREEKTVVVKEKHPLLKQIELAMSKDETSSRADILPGGFEVECDKPGVAKVTLKKAYKKETIKIEVFSPCYCDDEYELKVIVKVSFSRIFSSIVSEFHCTATNGQLIIDKIKDPSDGPNCEGVIFERLPLGLQTEFYMYLVTRGIDDDTSDMLHEYMVDKMKRENMRGLGKFKKFVEDA